The Streptomyces venezuelae genomic interval TGGGAGACGTACTACGGCTCCGCGCACGCCGGGACCTGGCCCTACGGCCTCCCCGAACTCCCCGGTGCCCGCGCCGCGCTGGAAGGTTCCAAGCGCATCGCGGTGCCCGGCTGCTACCCCACCGCCGTCTCGCTCGCGCTCTTCCCGGCGTACGACAACGGCCTCGCCGAGCCCGAGGCCGTGATCGTCGCGGCCTCCGGGACCTCCGGCGCGGGCAAGGCCGCCAAGCCGCACCTCCTCGGCAGCGAGGTCATGGGCAGCATGTCGCCGTACGGCGTCGGCGGCGGCCACCGCCACACCCCCGAGATGATCCAGAACCTCAGCGGCCCGGCGGGGGAGCGGGTCACCGTCTCCTTCACGCCCACCCTGGCCCCGATGCCCCGCGGCATCCTCGCCACCTGCACGGCCGCCGCCAAGCCGGGCGTCACCGCCGAAGCCGTACGGGAGGCCTACGAGAAGGCCTTCGCGGACGAGCCCTTCGTCCACCTGCTCCCCGAGGGGCAGTGGCCGGCGACGGCGTCCGTCTACGGTTCCAACGCCGTTCAGGTGCAGGTCGCGTACGACCCGGCCGCGAACCGGATCATCGCCATCAGCGCCATCGACAACCTCACCAAGGGCACCGCCGGCGGTGCGGTGCAGAGCATGAACATCGCCCTGGGCCTCCCTGAGGACACCGGACTTTCCACGATTGGAGTTGCGCCGTGAGCGTGACCGCAGCGAAGGGATTCACGGCAGCGGGCATCGCCGCCGGAATCAAGCAGAACGGCAACCCGGACCTGGCCCTCGTGGTCAACACCGGGCCCCGCCGCGCCGCCGCGGGAGTCTTCACCTCCAACCGCGTCAAGGCCGCGCCGGTCCTCTGGTCCCAGCGGGTCCTCGACGACGGGGAGCTGACCGCCGTCGTCCTCAACTCCGGCGGCGCCAACG includes:
- the argC gene encoding N-acetyl-gamma-glutamyl-phosphate reductase encodes the protein MKVRAAVAGASGYAGGELLRLLLAHPHVEIGTLTGHSNAGQKLGALQPHLLPLADRVLAPTAAEELAGHDVVFLALPHGQSAAVAEQLGPDVLVVDMGADFRLRNPADWETYYGSAHAGTWPYGLPELPGARAALEGSKRIAVPGCYPTAVSLALFPAYDNGLAEPEAVIVAASGTSGAGKAAKPHLLGSEVMGSMSPYGVGGGHRHTPEMIQNLSGPAGERVTVSFTPTLAPMPRGILATCTAAAKPGVTAEAVREAYEKAFADEPFVHLLPEGQWPATASVYGSNAVQVQVAYDPAANRIIAISAIDNLTKGTAGGAVQSMNIALGLPEDTGLSTIGVAP